In one window of Helianthus annuus cultivar XRQ/B chromosome 17, HanXRQr2.0-SUNRISE, whole genome shotgun sequence DNA:
- the LOC110922891 gene encoding NAC domain-containing protein 83, translated as MEKLQNANGVLLRLPPGFRFHPTDEELVVQYLKRKVHSSPLPASIIPEVDVCKSDPWDLPGVDSDQQEERFFFSTREIKYPNGNRSNRATQSGYWKATGLDKQIMGANQVGLVGIKKTLVFYKGKPPTGSRTDWIMHEYRLATTQPTQGLEKWVLCRIFLKKRGNYKDEKKNVPVFYDFLATPKVKTSSSSSSSSGSSGITEESSTNC; from the exons ATGGAGAAGCTGCAAAACGCAAATGGTGTGCTGCTGAGATTGCCTCCCGGTTTCAGGTTTCACCCAACAgatgaagaacttgttgtacAATACTTAAAGCGCAAGGTCCACTCTTCTCCTCTGCCTGCTTCCATCATCCCTGAGGTGGATGTCTGCAAGTCTGATCCTTGGGACCTGCCCGGTGTTGACTCTGATCAGCAGGAGGAGAGGTTCTTCTTCAGCACCAGAGAGATCAAGTATCCCAATGGAAACCGATCCAACAGGGCCACCCAGTCCGGTTACTGGAAAGCAACCGGGCTGGATAAGCAAATTATGGGGGCCAACCAAGTTGGATTGGTTGGCATCAAGAAAACTCTAGTTTTCTATAAGGGAAAGCCCCCCACCGGCTCCCGAACTGATTGGATTATGCATGAGTATCGTCTTGCTACCACGCAACCAACTCAG GGTCTGGAAAAGTGGGTACTGTGCAGAATCTTTTTGAAGAAAAGAGGGAACTACAAGGACGAGAAAAAAAATGTGCCGGTTTTCTATGATTTTCTGGCTACACCCAAGGTGAAGAcgtcgtcgtcatcatcatcatcatcgggcTCAAGTGGAATCACAGAAGAGAGCAGCACAAATTGTTAA